A genomic window from Micromonospora sp. WMMA1947 includes:
- a CDS encoding ABC-F family ATP-binding cassette domain-containing protein — MANIVNLDRVSKGYGAAGPLLTDVSLGLDDADRVGVVGLNGAGKSTLLRLLTRTEEPDDGRVTHRRDLRVAWLPQRLDLAPELTVRDVVLGTAWLGESMGAEHEWAGDAGVRAILDGLGMPHLGLDTPVGPMSGGERRRVALAALLVRDADLLVLDEPTNHLDVGGVDWLARHLVTRKGALVVVTHDRWFLDAVCTTTWEVADQTVRAYEGGFAAWTLARVERQRVAAATEARRQNLLRKEIAWLRRGAPARTSKPKFRIDAANALIADVPEPRDTMSLQRLATARLGKQVYDLEGVRLYAGPKEILHDTTWQVGPGDRVAILGRNGAGKTTLLRLLAGVTSPDGGRFAAGQTVRPAFLSQELAELPGHLRVLEAVEEVARRVQFGDREISASQLAEIFGFDDRRLWTPVSDLSGGERRRLQMLRLLAGEPNVLLLDEPTNDLDTDTLAALEDLLDSWPGTIVVASHDRYLIERVTDVAYGMFGDGRLVHLPGGVDEYLARAAAAGGPAPADLTPATAAPAREGMSAAEVRVTKKELNRLERQIAKLEQKEAGLHEQLAANATDYARVAELDAQLKEVRAERDRTEETWLALAEELPGG; from the coding sequence GTGGCCAACATCGTCAACCTGGACCGGGTGTCCAAGGGGTACGGCGCCGCGGGGCCGCTGCTCACCGACGTCTCGCTCGGCCTCGACGACGCCGACCGGGTCGGTGTGGTCGGCCTCAACGGCGCCGGCAAGTCGACGCTGCTGCGGCTGCTGACCCGCACCGAGGAACCCGACGACGGCCGCGTCACGCACCGCCGCGACCTGCGGGTGGCCTGGCTGCCGCAGCGCCTCGACCTGGCCCCCGAACTGACAGTGCGGGACGTGGTGCTCGGCACCGCCTGGCTCGGCGAGAGCATGGGCGCCGAACACGAGTGGGCCGGCGACGCCGGCGTGCGCGCGATCCTCGACGGCCTCGGCATGCCCCACCTCGGCCTGGACACCCCGGTCGGCCCGATGTCCGGCGGGGAACGCCGCCGGGTCGCGCTCGCCGCGCTGCTCGTCCGCGACGCCGATCTGCTCGTCCTCGACGAGCCCACGAACCACCTCGACGTCGGCGGCGTCGACTGGCTGGCCCGGCACCTCGTCACCCGCAAGGGCGCGCTCGTCGTGGTCACCCACGACCGCTGGTTCCTCGACGCCGTCTGCACCACTACCTGGGAGGTCGCCGACCAGACCGTCCGGGCGTACGAGGGCGGCTTCGCCGCGTGGACGCTCGCCCGCGTCGAGCGGCAGCGCGTCGCCGCCGCCACCGAGGCCCGCCGCCAGAACCTGCTCCGCAAGGAGATCGCCTGGCTGCGCCGCGGGGCGCCGGCCCGCACCTCCAAGCCCAAGTTCCGCATCGACGCGGCGAACGCGCTCATCGCCGACGTGCCGGAACCCCGCGACACCATGTCGCTGCAACGGCTCGCCACCGCCCGGCTCGGCAAGCAGGTGTACGACCTCGAAGGCGTCCGGCTGTACGCCGGTCCGAAGGAGATCCTGCACGACACGACCTGGCAGGTCGGTCCCGGCGACCGGGTCGCGATCCTCGGCCGTAACGGCGCCGGCAAGACCACCCTGCTGCGGCTGCTCGCCGGGGTGACGAGCCCCGACGGTGGGCGCTTCGCCGCCGGGCAGACCGTGCGGCCCGCGTTCCTGTCCCAGGAACTCGCCGAGCTTCCCGGCCACCTGCGCGTGCTGGAAGCCGTCGAGGAGGTGGCCCGGCGCGTGCAGTTCGGCGACCGGGAGATCAGCGCCTCCCAACTCGCCGAGATCTTCGGCTTCGACGACAGGCGGCTCTGGACCCCGGTGAGCGACCTGTCCGGTGGCGAGCGCCGCCGCCTGCAGATGCTGCGGCTGCTCGCCGGGGAACCCAACGTGCTCCTGCTCGACGAGCCGACGAACGACCTGGACACCGACACGCTCGCCGCGCTGGAGGACCTGCTCGACTCGTGGCCCGGCACGATCGTCGTGGCCAGCCACGACCGCTACCTGATCGAGCGGGTCACCGACGTCGCGTACGGCATGTTCGGTGACGGCCGGCTGGTGCACCTGCCCGGCGGCGTCGACGAGTACCTGGCACGCGCCGCCGCGGCCGGCGGCCCGGCGCCCGCCGATCTCACCCCGGCCACGGCGGCGCCGGCGCGCGAGGGCATGTCAGCGGCCGAGGTACGCGTCACGAAGAAGGAACTGAACCGGCTGGAACGGCAGATCGCCAAGCTCGAACAGAAGGAGGCGGGCCTGCACGAGCAGCTCGCCGCGAACGCCACCGACTACGCCCGGGTCGCCGAGCTGGACGCACAGCTCAAGGAGGTACGGGCCGAGCGGGACCGCACCGAGGAGACCTGGCTGGCTCTCGCCGAGGAACTGCCGGGCGGCTGA
- a CDS encoding TatD family hydrolase, with protein sequence MLAAMTEQTETRKQRAARRAGEFPPAPEPLPVPVLDSHTHLDITVGEFGTPPGGTPGDDPVAAAIDVAARVGVDRLVQVGVDVESSRWSADVADRYAPVLATVALHPNEAPRLADLDEALREIETLAGRDRVRGVGETGMDFFRTGDEGRAAQEESFRAHIAIAKRHGKALVIHDRDAHADVLRIVDDEGAPETVVMHCFSGDADFARECVRRGFLLSFAGTVTFGSAAALREAAAVTPPEQMLVETDAPYLTPMPHRGRPNASYLIPLTVRFLAETTGADLDTLCATISTNGERAFGPWR encoded by the coding sequence ATGCTGGCCGCGATGACCGAGCAGACCGAGACCCGCAAGCAGCGCGCCGCCCGCCGGGCCGGGGAGTTCCCGCCCGCCCCCGAGCCGCTGCCCGTGCCCGTGCTGGACAGCCACACGCACCTCGACATCACCGTCGGCGAGTTCGGCACGCCGCCGGGCGGCACCCCCGGCGACGACCCGGTGGCCGCCGCGATCGACGTCGCCGCCCGCGTCGGCGTGGACCGGCTCGTGCAGGTCGGGGTGGACGTCGAGTCGTCCCGGTGGAGCGCCGACGTGGCCGACCGGTACGCCCCGGTGCTCGCCACCGTCGCGCTGCACCCGAACGAGGCGCCCCGGCTGGCCGACCTGGACGAGGCGCTGCGCGAGATCGAGACGCTCGCCGGCCGGGACCGGGTCCGCGGCGTCGGCGAGACCGGGATGGACTTCTTCCGTACCGGCGACGAGGGGCGCGCCGCGCAGGAGGAGAGCTTCCGGGCGCACATCGCCATCGCCAAGCGGCACGGCAAGGCACTCGTCATCCACGACCGGGACGCGCACGCCGACGTCCTGCGCATCGTCGACGACGAGGGCGCCCCGGAGACCGTGGTCATGCACTGCTTCTCCGGCGACGCCGACTTCGCCCGCGAGTGCGTCCGGCGCGGGTTCCTGCTCAGCTTCGCCGGCACGGTCACGTTCGGCAGCGCCGCCGCGCTGCGCGAGGCCGCCGCCGTCACCCCGCCGGAGCAGATGCTCGTGGAGACCGACGCGCCCTACCTCACCCCGATGCCGCACCGGGGACGGCCCAACGCGTCGTACCTGATCCCGCTGACGGTCCGCTTCCTCGCCGAGACCACCGGGGCCGACCTGGACACCCTCTGCGCCACCATCTCCACGAACGGTGAGCGCGCGTTCGGGCCGTGGCGTTAA
- a CDS encoding 4-(cytidine 5'-diphospho)-2-C-methyl-D-erythritol kinase, with protein sequence MTEAWRPEDEDGQRRGSSGPVKVRVPAKVNLHLGVGPLRRDGYHELNTVYHAISIYDELTARRGDTLTLTMEGEGAGELALDDTNLVLRAAHALAGYAGVAPHARLHLRKQIPLAGGLAGGSADAAAALVACDTLWGTGLSRDELAGIAADLGSDVPFLIHGGTALGTGRGEAVSPVLARPTSWHWVVAIADGGLSTPAAYRELDRLRDTGAAGTPLGSTDALLAALRQRDPRVLAATLGNDLQDAALTMRPSLAETLKAGEAAGALAGLVSGSGPTCVFLATGESDAVRIAAEITAAGVCREARVAHGPVAGARVV encoded by the coding sequence GTGACCGAGGCATGGCGACCGGAGGACGAGGACGGGCAGCGGCGCGGGTCCAGCGGCCCGGTGAAGGTGCGGGTGCCCGCCAAGGTCAACCTGCACCTCGGGGTCGGGCCGCTGCGGCGTGACGGCTACCACGAGCTGAACACCGTCTACCACGCGATCTCCATCTACGACGAGCTGACCGCCCGTCGCGGCGACACGCTCACCCTCACCATGGAGGGCGAGGGCGCCGGCGAACTGGCGCTGGACGACACCAACCTGGTGCTGCGGGCCGCGCACGCGCTCGCCGGCTACGCGGGCGTCGCCCCGCACGCCCGGCTGCACCTGCGCAAGCAGATCCCGCTCGCCGGCGGGCTGGCCGGCGGCAGCGCCGACGCCGCCGCCGCGCTGGTCGCCTGCGACACGCTCTGGGGCACCGGGCTGTCCCGCGACGAACTCGCCGGCATCGCCGCCGACCTCGGCTCCGACGTGCCGTTCCTGATCCACGGCGGCACCGCGCTCGGCACCGGCCGGGGCGAGGCGGTCAGCCCGGTGCTGGCCCGCCCCACCTCCTGGCACTGGGTGGTGGCGATCGCCGACGGCGGCCTGTCCACCCCGGCCGCGTACCGGGAACTGGACCGGCTGCGCGACACCGGAGCCGCCGGCACGCCGCTGGGCAGTACCGACGCGCTGCTCGCCGCGCTGCGTCAGCGCGACCCGCGGGTGCTCGCCGCCACGCTCGGCAACGACCTCCAGGACGCCGCGCTGACCATGCGCCCGTCGCTGGCCGAGACGCTCAAGGCCGGCGAGGCGGCCGGGGCGCTCGCCGGCCTCGTCTCCGGCTCCGGGCCCACCTGTGTCTTCCTGGCCACCGGTGAGTCCGACGCGGTCCGGATCGCCGCCGAGATCACCGCCGCCGGGGTGTGCCGGGAGGCCCGCGTCGCGCACGGTCCGGTCGCCGGCGCCCGCGTGGTCTGA
- the rsmA gene encoding 16S rRNA (adenine(1518)-N(6)/adenine(1519)-N(6))-dimethyltransferase RsmA, whose product MTGLLGPAEIRELAARLGVTPTKKLGQNFVHDPNTVRRIVTTAGLTPDDVALEVGPGLGSLTLALLPVAAHVHAVELDLALAAALPETAARFAGEAAGRLTVHPADALRVTAADLGGPAPTALVANLPYNVAVPVVLHLLAELPTLRHGLVMVQKEVADRLVAGPGSKVYGIPSVKLAWYARSRAAGKVPPNVFWPVPNVDSGLVAFTRREPPRPDVPRKAVFAVVDAAFAQRRKTLRAALAGWAGGADRAAAALTAAGVDPGARGESLTVEQFAAIAASAPDAHGGEQ is encoded by the coding sequence GTGACCGGACTCCTCGGCCCGGCGGAGATCCGGGAACTCGCCGCGCGCCTCGGCGTCACGCCGACCAAGAAGCTCGGCCAGAACTTCGTGCACGACCCCAACACGGTCCGCCGCATCGTCACCACCGCCGGGCTCACCCCCGACGACGTGGCGCTGGAGGTCGGCCCGGGGCTCGGCTCGCTCACGCTCGCCCTGCTCCCCGTCGCCGCGCACGTGCACGCCGTGGAACTCGACCTGGCGCTCGCCGCCGCGCTGCCGGAGACCGCCGCGCGCTTCGCCGGCGAGGCCGCCGGGCGGCTCACCGTCCACCCGGCCGACGCGCTGCGGGTCACCGCCGCCGACCTGGGCGGCCCGGCGCCGACCGCGCTGGTGGCGAACCTGCCCTACAACGTCGCCGTGCCGGTCGTGCTGCACCTGCTCGCCGAGCTGCCCACGCTGCGGCACGGCCTGGTGATGGTGCAGAAGGAGGTCGCCGACCGGCTCGTCGCCGGTCCCGGCTCCAAGGTGTACGGCATCCCGTCGGTCAAACTCGCCTGGTACGCCCGCTCCCGCGCCGCCGGCAAGGTCCCGCCGAACGTGTTCTGGCCGGTGCCGAACGTCGACTCCGGCCTGGTCGCGTTCACCCGGCGCGAGCCGCCCCGGCCGGACGTACCCCGGAAGGCCGTGTTCGCGGTCGTCGACGCCGCGTTCGCGCAGCGCCGCAAGACGCTGCGCGCCGCCCTGGCCGGCTGGGCCGGCGGCGCGGACCGGGCCGCCGCGGCGCTCACCGCCGCCGGCGTGGATCCGGGCGCCCGGGGCGAATCGCTCACCGTCGAGCAGTTCGCCGCCATCGCCGCGTCGGCCCCGGACGCCCACGGCGGCGAGCAGTAG